The proteins below are encoded in one region of Halorhodospira halochloris:
- a CDS encoding DUF4224 domain-containing protein yields the protein MLLTDREIRQLTGRKRFAAQCRALGRMGLPHDRDPDGRPLVLREVVMERLGGEKPSQEWEPGRC from the coding sequence ATGCTATTAACTGACAGAGAAATCAGACAGCTCACCGGGCGGAAGCGGTTCGCCGCACAGTGCCGCGCCCTTGGCAGGATGGGACTGCCACATGATAGAGACCCGGATGGCCGTCCGCTAGTATTGCGGGAGGTAGTTATGGAAAGATTAGGTGGAGAGAAGCCATCGCAAGAGTGGGAGCCTGGAAGATGCTGA
- a CDS encoding tyrosine-type recombinase/integrase, which produces MERSHRKSGSLEDAELEALRRVANVRIKAIIDIAYLTALRKGDLLNLRLSDLYDDWIQCRVGKTGQEVRIGWSDALREAVSRARKLARRGGFEPPTF; this is translated from the coding sequence GTGGAGAGAAGCCATCGCAAGAGTGGGAGCCTGGAAGATGCTGAGCTTGAAGCCCTGCGCAGGGTGGCTAATGTAAGAATCAAGGCAATCATTGATATCGCTTACCTGACTGCTCTACGCAAAGGCGATCTGCTTAACCTGCGCTTATCGGATCTGTACGACGATTGGATTCAATGCCGAGTCGGCAAGACAGGTCAGGAGGTCAGGATTGGTTGGAGTGACGCGTTGCGAGAAGCTGTTAGCCGAGCTCGTAAATTGGCGCGCCGGGGAGGATTCGAACCCCCAACCTTCTGA
- a CDS encoding DUF6932 family protein, with translation MTIPNWNHQGVLPPYVGSQTGSDGRSPYPTTLVEVLEHFGTSPERCKVLRGFLDYRQELYSIGVKQGFQWVNGSFAENVEILEERPPEDVDVVTFFAVPSGESQQTLLEKNADVFRPASVKRRHGVDGYPVPWDGGDWQRLVKHASYWYSLWSHRRNHLWKGFVQIPLEPSEEVPRAVLDNITSAIGENK, from the coding sequence ATGACGATCCCGAACTGGAACCATCAGGGGGTCCTCCCCCCTTACGTAGGGAGTCAGACTGGTTCCGATGGCCGCTCTCCCTATCCGACGACACTTGTCGAAGTGTTAGAGCACTTTGGCACTTCCCCTGAGCGATGCAAAGTCCTTCGTGGGTTTCTCGACTATCGGCAGGAGCTGTACAGCATCGGGGTTAAGCAGGGATTCCAGTGGGTGAACGGAAGCTTCGCGGAGAATGTGGAGATTCTCGAGGAGCGCCCCCCAGAGGACGTGGACGTAGTGACTTTTTTTGCGGTGCCTTCGGGAGAGAGCCAGCAAACGCTCTTGGAAAAAAACGCGGACGTATTCCGTCCAGCCTCAGTAAAACGGCGGCATGGTGTCGATGGTTATCCAGTTCCTTGGGATGGCGGCGACTGGCAGAGGCTAGTGAAGCATGCGAGCTATTGGTACAGCCTTTGGTCTCATCGGCGTAACCACCTCTGGAAAGGATTCGTTCAGATCCCGTTGGAGCCTTCTGAAGAAGTCCCACGAGCGGTTTTGGATAACATCACGTCGGCTATCGGGGAGAATAAATAA
- a CDS encoding IS1380 family transposase: MGETIPLFEPSFNKSLRVETRPERLSSEAGVMLQREAFERTGIISWMSARLEDSRDQSRVKHSLSELLRDSLTMMGQGWDDQRDASTLGNDPMLAACGSDGRGESVIDRGLASQPTISRLLDMLAHEHNLDVLNKALLKLVEQRIRSRNKGRRARTMTIDVDGVPLQAHGQQPGSAFSGHTGQRQHYPLFALCAETGDMIGVLLRPGNAGPASEAAALVPRLVEYLRTHVAEQVRVRLDAGFADANTLAALDAHKIEFIARLPRNQALERHFEPHRYRCGRPSKREREWTREISYQAGTWDHPRRVVMVIRERPGELFRDAFYLVTNVCGSQRFVRSHYQRRGKAEAHFGEFKDVVGESLPCTCRGKATEQQVLARSQALLGLRALAYQLLHILRESMERATGDGWTLRRLREQVLKSAVRVLRHARKLQVILERRCAKHWRALLRRLPKEYPAPG; encoded by the coding sequence ATGGGTGAAACGATACCTCTCTTCGAACCATCTTTCAATAAGTCTCTGCGGGTCGAGACTCGACCGGAACGCCTTAGCTCTGAGGCGGGAGTAATGCTCCAGCGCGAGGCTTTTGAGCGTACTGGAATCATCTCCTGGATGAGCGCACGACTAGAGGATTCCCGTGATCAAAGTCGTGTAAAGCATTCACTTAGCGAGCTGCTGCGCGATAGCTTAACCATGATGGGCCAAGGCTGGGATGACCAGCGTGATGCCAGCACCTTGGGCAACGATCCTATGCTCGCAGCATGCGGCAGCGATGGTCGTGGCGAATCCGTCATTGATCGGGGCCTTGCTTCGCAGCCAACTATCTCTCGGCTGTTAGACATGCTGGCGCACGAACATAACCTAGATGTGCTCAATAAGGCGCTTCTCAAGCTAGTCGAGCAGCGGATACGCTCCCGTAACAAAGGGCGCCGCGCGCGAACCATGACGATTGATGTCGATGGTGTCCCATTGCAGGCTCATGGTCAGCAGCCGGGCAGCGCTTTCAGCGGGCACACCGGACAACGTCAACATTACCCGCTGTTCGCTCTGTGTGCAGAGACCGGAGATATGATTGGAGTGCTGTTGCGCCCAGGTAATGCAGGCCCGGCGAGCGAGGCGGCGGCTTTGGTCCCGCGGCTAGTCGAGTACTTGCGCACTCATGTGGCTGAGCAAGTTCGGGTGCGACTGGATGCGGGGTTTGCCGACGCTAACACCCTCGCGGCTTTGGATGCGCACAAGATTGAGTTTATCGCCCGATTGCCTAGGAACCAGGCCCTTGAGCGCCACTTCGAACCACACCGCTACCGGTGTGGCCGCCCTTCAAAAAGAGAGCGTGAGTGGACTAGGGAGATCAGCTATCAAGCAGGCACCTGGGATCATCCCCGGCGTGTAGTCATGGTTATTCGAGAACGCCCTGGGGAACTATTCCGCGATGCTTTCTATCTGGTCACCAACGTTTGCGGCAGTCAGCGCTTTGTACGCAGCCACTATCAGCGGCGCGGCAAAGCAGAGGCACATTTTGGCGAGTTTAAAGATGTGGTTGGCGAGTCGCTTCCTTGCACCTGCCGGGGCAAGGCGACAGAACAACAGGTGTTAGCCCGCAGCCAGGCGCTTCTAGGGCTTAGAGCATTGGCTTACCAGCTGCTTCACATTCTACGCGAGAGCATGGAGCGTGCTACAGGTGATGGCTGGACCTTACGCCGACTGCGAGAACAAGTGCTCAAAAGCGCGGTTCGGGTGCTGCGTCATGCTCGCAAGTTGCAAGTCATTTTAGAGCGCCGCTGTGCTAAGCACTGGCGCGCTTTGCTGCGACGTCTGCCCAAAGAGTACCCAGCTCCCGGATAG
- a CDS encoding JAB domain-containing protein gives MIHAKLQTGEKSGTYVVSEPVTGDELLEIAQRIARRRLAKGRSLSCPSSAYQALQTQLLGKDHEVFGVVYLDTKHRILGVEELFRGTIDGATIHPREVLKEALRRQAAAVILVHNHPSGHLEPSVADERITERLRQALELIDVRLIDHIIVSAEGYTSLAERGGL, from the coding sequence ATGATCCACGCCAAGCTCCAAACCGGGGAGAAGAGCGGCACTTACGTTGTATCTGAGCCAGTGACAGGCGATGAGCTTCTCGAGATAGCGCAGAGAATTGCCCGTCGTAGACTGGCTAAGGGTCGATCTCTGAGCTGTCCGAGTTCCGCTTACCAGGCCCTGCAAACCCAGCTTCTTGGTAAAGATCATGAGGTCTTCGGCGTTGTATATCTCGATACCAAGCACCGCATATTGGGTGTTGAGGAGCTTTTCCGGGGCACTATTGACGGGGCCACAATACATCCACGCGAAGTGCTCAAAGAGGCCCTAAGACGTCAAGCTGCTGCCGTAATCCTAGTCCACAATCACCCGAGCGGCCATCTGGAGCCCTCGGTTGCGGATGAGAGGATCACTGAGAGGCTTCGTCAGGCACTCGAGCTTATCGATGTCAGGCTTATTGATCACATCATCGTCTCCGCCGAAGGCTATACCAGTCTAGCTGAAAGGGGTGGTTTGTAA
- a CDS encoding VWA domain-containing protein, translating to MRLSTLNDALPIVAAAYGRKFGVKVRVGGQNAFTDGQSINIPGLSEEAQSRTLAYGFLAHEAGHVRFTDFTQARHPQPLGKLLEGVIEDIRIEAAMITTYPGTRKTLDAVLEHLIEAGRMQPPSDQDPPGQVLGNAVLLIGRYHYRRQSALQMHSQQSEEVLSQVFGQQFVRQLHGLLAEIPGLTCTAETMALAQRIISLLESLSQGQSPEQANAADQPDNQPADDHAADDQASGKDDSQEGQLASGEDCAGASADEGADAEASAATDADSGDEGHHEQPADSTLQQGSTSQQGCSSEQDSSLAAQAAQAALQADKDALPEDLFEAVGNILQSHSSDDTQLLPTVQSYQGDAELGKEALERVKVHSAHLNAQLQGLVQSQRLTRSRTARSGRRLSAKHLHRAGVADSRIFRTSRAQPAPNTALHLLIDLSLSMQGGPDRLALDAAMSLALALESINGVSRAVSVFPGLRGQSSYVTQVLAHDDRVSTRTGAFVQKARGSTPMTGALWFAAADLLARSEPRKVVLVLTDGEPNDTDSTLSMISRAQSAQLEMIGIGIQHRVDHLFPQAIRIDQLSELKNSLFDVTGQLLSH from the coding sequence ATGCGACTTAGTACACTCAACGATGCTCTACCGATAGTGGCTGCCGCCTATGGGCGTAAGTTTGGCGTCAAGGTTCGGGTTGGCGGTCAGAATGCGTTCACTGACGGGCAGAGCATTAACATCCCGGGTCTATCCGAAGAGGCGCAGAGCAGGACGTTGGCTTATGGGTTCTTGGCCCATGAAGCCGGTCATGTGCGCTTCACCGACTTCACTCAGGCGCGTCATCCCCAGCCCTTAGGGAAGCTTCTGGAGGGAGTGATCGAGGATATCCGCATTGAGGCGGCGATGATTACCACTTATCCAGGGACGAGGAAGACCCTCGATGCGGTGCTGGAGCATTTGATTGAAGCAGGTCGGATGCAACCTCCCAGTGATCAAGATCCACCGGGGCAGGTGCTTGGAAACGCGGTACTGTTGATTGGCCGTTATCACTATCGTCGGCAAAGCGCATTGCAGATGCACTCTCAGCAATCAGAAGAGGTGCTCTCACAGGTATTCGGTCAGCAGTTCGTGAGGCAGTTACACGGGCTTCTAGCCGAGATTCCGGGACTCACCTGTACAGCCGAGACGATGGCTTTAGCGCAGCGGATTATCTCCCTGCTTGAGTCTCTCTCACAGGGACAATCACCTGAGCAAGCTAACGCGGCTGATCAGCCTGATAATCAACCCGCCGATGATCACGCAGCGGATGATCAGGCATCAGGGAAGGATGACTCCCAAGAGGGGCAGCTGGCAAGTGGTGAGGATTGCGCCGGTGCGTCTGCAGATGAGGGTGCTGATGCCGAAGCTAGTGCCGCTACTGATGCCGACTCTGGTGATGAGGGTCATCATGAGCAGCCGGCCGACAGCACGTTACAGCAAGGCTCGACATCGCAGCAAGGTTGCTCTTCAGAGCAAGACTCAAGTCTGGCAGCTCAAGCCGCACAGGCAGCACTGCAAGCCGATAAGGATGCTCTGCCGGAGGATCTATTCGAGGCGGTTGGCAACATCCTGCAAAGCCACTCTAGCGATGACACTCAGCTGCTGCCAACAGTGCAGTCCTATCAGGGCGATGCAGAGCTAGGCAAGGAGGCCTTGGAGCGGGTCAAGGTCCATTCAGCGCACCTAAATGCGCAGCTGCAAGGGCTGGTTCAGTCTCAACGATTGACCCGTTCACGTACCGCACGCTCTGGCCGGCGTTTAAGTGCGAAACATCTGCACCGGGCGGGTGTTGCGGATAGCCGGATATTCAGGACAAGCAGAGCGCAACCTGCCCCTAACACCGCACTGCATCTTCTCATCGATCTCTCGCTCTCGATGCAGGGTGGGCCGGATCGCTTGGCCCTAGATGCGGCTATGTCTCTAGCCCTGGCGCTAGAGTCTATAAACGGTGTCTCTAGGGCGGTCTCGGTATTCCCAGGACTAAGGGGGCAAAGCAGCTATGTCACTCAAGTGCTTGCCCACGATGACAGGGTAAGCACTAGAACTGGAGCCTTCGTGCAAAAGGCGCGTGGCAGCACTCCGATGACAGGGGCGCTGTGGTTTGCAGCGGCAGATCTGCTCGCACGTTCTGAGCCTCGTAAGGTGGTTCTGGTTCTAACCGACGGTGAGCCGAACGATACGGATAGCACACTGTCGATGATCAGCCGTGCCCAATCGGCACAGCTTGAGATGATCGGAATCGGTATCCAGCACCGCGTCGATCACCTTTTCCCGCAAGCTATACGCATCGATCAGCTAAGTGAATTAAAGAACTCGCTCTTCGATGTAACGGGGCAACTGCTTAGCCACTAA
- a CDS encoding DUF3150 domain-containing protein, whose translation MINITEITDQLTLVVLDIRIWSGRKKLRAEDLHLDDGEIPPEDLVSLGSKRVCDPEQLKAFHRLKQSAERSCLRVGTRFLGGFAVAKEQTTALAEELDQIKAQFDAERDNFLSTYDRDLEDWIQTLPGFETAIRRAVEPASSVAARLRFGYQLVEIKPAIVPGTLDEEVAELGDGVFGEVEQMARDLTDSFEGKDKLNRRALGTFRKIRNKLACLSFIDRRIEPVLGSVDQWLHRLPATAPIQGSLFNEGMGLALLLSDAERMARHGAGQIDALSLPLPTLPTDKSAEQIDSSDAGLEDSGADTTPEQEGENSGDSTPSHRPVITDPQPVPSFFF comes from the coding sequence ATGATTAACATCACTGAAATCACCGATCAGCTAACTTTGGTAGTGCTGGATATACGGATCTGGTCAGGGCGTAAGAAGCTGCGCGCAGAGGATCTACACTTGGATGATGGGGAGATACCGCCCGAAGATTTGGTATCTCTCGGTTCCAAGCGCGTCTGTGACCCGGAACAGCTCAAGGCCTTCCATCGGCTTAAGCAATCGGCAGAACGCTCCTGTCTGCGGGTTGGCACCCGCTTTCTCGGCGGATTTGCCGTTGCTAAGGAGCAGACCACCGCTCTGGCTGAGGAGCTCGATCAGATTAAGGCTCAGTTCGATGCCGAGCGTGATAACTTTCTGTCCACTTACGACCGGGACCTAGAGGATTGGATTCAAACTCTGCCTGGTTTCGAGACGGCGATTCGCCGGGCCGTGGAGCCAGCAAGTAGTGTGGCTGCACGGCTGCGATTTGGCTATCAGCTCGTTGAGATAAAGCCGGCTATCGTGCCTGGCACCTTAGACGAGGAGGTAGCCGAACTCGGTGACGGTGTCTTTGGCGAGGTCGAGCAAATGGCCCGGGATTTAACTGATAGCTTCGAGGGCAAGGATAAGCTCAACCGCCGTGCCTTAGGCACCTTCAGAAAGATCCGTAACAAGCTGGCCTGTCTGAGCTTTATCGACAGGCGTATCGAGCCAGTACTCGGTAGCGTCGATCAATGGCTGCACCGGTTGCCGGCTACAGCCCCTATCCAGGGCTCCCTTTTCAACGAAGGGATGGGCCTAGCCCTGTTGCTATCCGATGCCGAGCGCATGGCCCGTCATGGTGCCGGTCAGATCGATGCACTCAGCTTGCCACTGCCCACACTGCCAACGGACAAAAGCGCTGAGCAGATCGATTCATCGGATGCCGGTCTTGAGGATAGTGGGGCCGACACAACGCCTGAGCAAGAGGGCGAGAACAGCGGCGATAGCACTCCCTCGCACAGGCCGGTAATAACCGACCCTCAGCCGGTGCCAAGCTTCTTTTTCTAG